From the Homo sapiens chromosome 1, GRCh38.p14 Primary Assembly genome, one window contains:
- the OR6F1 gene encoding olfactory receptor 6F1, producing MDTGNKTLPQDFLLLGFPGSQTLQLSLFMLFLVMYILTVSGNVAILMLVSTSHQLHTPMYFFLSNLSFLEIWYTTAAVPKALAILLGRSQTISFTSCLLQMYFVFSLGCTEYFLLAAMAYDRCLAICYPLHYGAIMSSLLSAQLALGSWVCGFVAIAVPTALISGLSFCGPRAINHFFCDIAPWIALACTNTQAVELVAFVIAVVVILSSCLITFVSYVYIISTILRIPSASGRSKAFSTCSSHLTVVLIWYGSTVFLHVRTSIKDALDLIKAVHVLNTVVTPVLNPFIYTLRNKEVRETLLKKWKGK from the coding sequence ATGGACACAGGCAACAAAACTCTGCCCCAGGACTTTCTCTTACTgggctttcctggttctcaaaCTCTTCAGCTCTCTCTCTTTATGCTTTTTCTGGTGATGTACATCCTCACAGTTAGTGGTAATGTGGCTATCTTGATGTTGGTGAGCACCTCCCATCAGTTGCATACCCCCATGTACTTCTTTCTGAGCAACCTCTCCTTCCTGGAGATTTGGTATACCACAGCAGCAGTGCCCAAAGCACTGGCCATCCTACTGGGGAGAAGTCAGACCATATCATTTACAAGCTGTCTTTTGCAGATGTACTTTGTTTTCTCATTAGGCTGCACAGAGTACTTCCTCCTGGCAGCCATGGCTTATGACCGCTGTCTTGCCATCTGCTATCCTTTACACTACGGAGCCATCATGAGTAGCCTGCTCTCAGCGCAGCTGGCCCTGGGCTCCTGGGTGTGTGGTTTCGTGGCCATTGCAGTGCCCACAGCCCTCATCAGTGGCCTGTCCTTCTGTGGCCCCCGTGCCATCAACCACTTCTTCTGTGACATTGCACCCTGGATTGCCCTGGCCTGCACCAACACACAGGCAGTAGAGCTTGTGGCCTTTGTGATTGCTGTTGTGGTTATCCTGAGTTCATGCCTCATCACCTTTGTCTCCTATGTGTACATCATCAGCACCATCCTCAGGATCCCCTCTGCCAGTGGCCGGAGCAAAGCCTTCTCCACGTGCTCCTCGCATCTCACCGTGGTGCTCATTTGGTATGGGTCCACAGTTTTCCTTCACGTCCGCACCTCTATCAAAGATGCCTTGGATCTGATCAAAGCTGTCCACGTCCTGAACACTGTGGTGACTCCAGTTTTAAACCCCTTCATCTATACGCTTCGTAATAAGGAAGTAAGAGAGACTCTGCTGaagaaatggaagggaaaataa
- the OR14A2 gene encoding olfactory receptor 14A2, which produces MANVTLVTGFLLMGFSNIQKLRILYGVLFLLIYLAALMSNLLIITLITLDVKLQTPMYFFLKNLSFLDVFLVSVPIPKFIVNNLTHNNSISILGCAFQLLLMTSFSAGEIFILTAMSYDRYVAICCPLNYEVIMNTGVCVLMASVSWAIGGLFGTAYTAGTFSMPFCGSSVIPQFFCDVPSLLRISCSETLMVIYAGIGVGACLSISCFICIVISYIYIFSTVLKIPTTKGQSKAFSTCFPHLTVFTVFIITAYFVYLKPPSNSPSVIDRLLSVIYTVMPPVFNPVTYSLRNNDMKCALIRLLQKTYGQEAYFI; this is translated from the coding sequence ATGGCCAATGTCACCTTGGTGACAGGATTTCTTCTTATGGGGttttctaatatccagaagctgCGGATTTTATATGGTGTGCTCTTCCTACTGATTTACCTGGCAGCCCTAATGAGTAACCTTCTCATCATTACTCTCATTACCCTGGACGTAAAGCTCCAAAcacccatgtacttcttcctgaAGAACTTATCCTTTTTGGATGTCTTCCTGGTGTCTGTTCCAATCCCAAAATTCATTGTCAACAACCTAACCCACAACAATTCCATTTCCATTCTAGGATGTGCCTTCCAGCTACTTTTAATGACTTCCTTCTCAGCAGGAGAGATATTTATCCTCACTGCCATGTCCTATGACCGCTATGTAGCCATCTGCTGTCCCCTGAACTACGAGGTAATCATGAATACTGGAGTCTGTGTGTTAATGGCAAGTGTTTCCTGGGCCATTGGAGGGCTCTTTGGTACTGCGTACACAGCTGGCACATTTTCCATGCCTTTCTGTGGCTCCAGTGTGATTCCACAGTTTTTCTGTGATGTTCCTTCATTACTAAGGATTTCCTGTTCTGAAACACTAATGGTAATTTATGCAGGTATTGGAGTTGGTGCATGTTTAAGCATTTCTTGTTTCATCTGTATTGTGATCTCTTACATTTATATCTTCTCCACTGTACTGAAGATCCCTACCACTAAAGGTCAGTCCAAAGCTTTTTCCACATGCTTCCCCCATCTCACTGTTTTCACTGTTTTTATCATAACtgcttattttgtttatcttaagCCACCTTCAAATTCACCATCTGTTATTGACAGGCTGCTTTCTGTGATCTacactgtgatgcctccagtatTTAACCCTGTAACCTACAGCCTGCGGAACAATGACATGAAATGTGCTCTGATAAGGTTGCTGCAGAAAACATATGGTCAGGAGGCTTACTTCATTTAA